A single window of Syntrophotalea acetylenica DNA harbors:
- the thiS gene encoding sulfur carrier protein ThiS — protein sequence MSQLTVNGKPLVLALPATVLDLLSHLDFDPAKVAVELNGAIVPRDAFEDTDLTRGDQLEIVQFVGGG from the coding sequence ATGTCTCAATTGACGGTAAATGGTAAACCTTTGGTGCTGGCGCTGCCGGCGACGGTTCTGGACCTGCTGTCGCATCTCGATTTCGATCCGGCAAAGGTTGCCGTGGAGTTGAACGGGGCCATTGTCCCGCGGGATGCCTTCGAGGACACCGACCTGACCCGCGGTGACCAGCTGGAGATCGTGCAATTCGTCGGCGGGGGGTAA
- a CDS encoding thiazole synthase, giving the protein MDELVIAGRRFRSRLLAGTGKFASNALMAQALDASGAQIVTVALRRVDIDRPDDDLLAHIDRDRYLLLPNTSGARDAEEAVRLARLARAAGCEPWVKLEVTPDPYYLLPDPIETLKAAEILVKEGFVVLPYINADPVLAKRLQEIGTATVMPLGAPIGTNKGVRTRDSIAIIIEQAIVPVVVDAGLGAPSHAAEAMEMGADAVLVNTALAVTPDPAGMAHAFRLGVEAGRRAYLAGLPAQRQMAEASSPLTGFLRDER; this is encoded by the coding sequence ATGGATGAACTGGTTATCGCCGGTCGCCGCTTCCGTTCCAGGCTGCTGGCCGGAACCGGCAAATTCGCCTCCAACGCCCTGATGGCCCAGGCGCTTGACGCCTCCGGGGCGCAGATCGTCACCGTCGCGTTGCGCCGGGTCGATATCGACCGGCCCGACGACGATCTGCTGGCGCATATCGACCGCGACCGCTACCTGCTGCTGCCCAACACCAGCGGCGCCCGCGACGCCGAGGAGGCGGTGCGCCTGGCGCGTCTGGCTCGCGCCGCCGGCTGCGAGCCGTGGGTCAAGCTGGAAGTGACCCCCGACCCCTACTACCTGCTGCCCGACCCCATCGAAACGCTCAAGGCCGCCGAGATCCTGGTCAAGGAAGGCTTCGTGGTGCTGCCGTATATCAATGCCGACCCGGTGCTGGCCAAACGCCTGCAGGAGATCGGCACCGCCACGGTGATGCCGCTGGGGGCGCCGATCGGCACCAACAAGGGGGTGCGTACCCGCGACAGTATCGCCATCATCATCGAACAGGCCATCGTGCCGGTGGTGGTGGACGCCGGGCTGGGGGCACCGTCCCACGCCGCGGAAGCCATGGAGATGGGAGCGGACGCGGTGCTGGTGAACACCGCCCTGGCGGTGACGCCGGACCCTGCGGGGATGGCGCACGCCTTCCGTCTGGGGGTCGAGGCCGGCCGCCGCGCCTACCTGGCGGGACTGCCGGCGCAGCGGCAAATGGCGGAAGCCTCCAGTCCGCTGACCGGTTTTCTGAGGGACGAGCGATGA
- the thiH gene encoding 2-iminoacetate synthase ThiH translates to MSFLEIFNGYDRAEVARDIAACGAADVQRALAAEHLRLGDFMALLSPAAQAYLEPLAQKAHRVTQRRFGKTIQMFAPLYVSNECSNGCLYCGFNAANKVARRTLSLDEVEAEARILRQRGFRHVQLLTGEAPRAVNVDYLEKVVRRVRPLFSAISIEVFPMDEAGYRKMVAAGVDNLTVYQETYDRQLYDRLHPFGRKKDFDWRLTTPDRGGAAGLRSIGVGALLGLSDWRTEGFFVGLHARHLARSWWRSRVNVSFPRLRPADGGFQPLAPVSDRALVQLLCALRLLMPDAGLVLSTRESAALRDSLLPLGITQLSAGSSTAPGGYGHEHDGSEQFAISDERDAEQVCTMLRARGYEPVWKDWDRVFLEDKAV, encoded by the coding sequence ATGAGTTTTCTGGAGATTTTCAACGGTTATGACCGCGCCGAAGTGGCGCGGGATATCGCCGCCTGCGGCGCCGCCGATGTGCAGCGGGCGCTGGCGGCGGAACACCTGCGCCTCGGCGATTTCATGGCGCTGCTGTCGCCGGCGGCGCAAGCGTATCTGGAGCCGCTGGCGCAGAAGGCCCACCGGGTCACCCAGCGGCGCTTCGGCAAAACCATCCAGATGTTCGCGCCGCTGTATGTCTCCAACGAGTGCAGCAACGGCTGCCTGTACTGCGGATTCAACGCCGCCAACAAGGTGGCGCGGCGCACCCTGAGCCTCGACGAGGTCGAAGCCGAGGCGCGCATCCTGCGCCAGCGGGGTTTTCGTCACGTGCAGCTGCTGACCGGCGAGGCGCCGCGGGCCGTCAACGTCGACTATCTCGAAAAGGTGGTGCGGCGGGTGCGGCCGCTGTTTTCCGCCATCAGCATCGAGGTTTTTCCGATGGATGAAGCCGGCTACCGGAAAATGGTGGCGGCCGGGGTGGACAACCTGACCGTCTATCAGGAGACCTACGATCGCCAGCTGTACGATCGCCTGCATCCTTTCGGGCGCAAGAAGGATTTCGACTGGCGCCTGACCACGCCGGATCGCGGTGGCGCGGCGGGGCTGCGCTCCATCGGCGTCGGCGCGCTGCTGGGTCTGAGCGACTGGCGTACCGAGGGCTTTTTCGTCGGGCTGCACGCCCGGCATCTGGCCCGCAGCTGGTGGCGCAGCCGGGTCAATGTGTCGTTTCCGCGCCTGCGGCCGGCCGACGGCGGCTTCCAGCCCCTGGCGCCGGTCTCCGACCGCGCCCTGGTGCAGCTGCTGTGCGCCTTGCGCCTGCTGATGCCCGATGCCGGCCTGGTGCTGTCCACGCGCGAGAGCGCGGCCCTGCGCGACAGCCTGCTGCCGCTGGGCATCACCCAGCTCAGCGCCGGTTCCAGCACTGCGCCGGGCGGCTACGGACACGAGCATGACGGCAGCGAACAGTTCGCCATCAGCGACGAACGCGACGCCGAGCAGGTCTGCACCATGCTGCGGGCCAGGGGCTACGAGCCGGTCTGGAAAGACTGGGATCGGGTTTTTCTTGAGGACAAGGCCGTTTGA
- a CDS encoding ATP-NAD kinase family protein produces MICQTGKGSTVGIIANPASGRDIRRLISAASGVTIAEKTSIVRRLCMGLKVAGIQTVYMYSDRAGIAGTLLRNKEHGEAVTGELWPEFELLDMPVEEKAIDTIRAVERMVELGVSVIIVLGGDGTHRLVANNCGAIPIIGLSTGTNNAFPHFYEATVAGMAAGLVAGGAVSLCEATRRNKVLRVEINGRCRDLALVDLCLTDDMWVGARAMWKPERVKEIFVTFAEADAIGLSSVAGFANPIPRDSGQGLHLTLCPPGEGMLTLCAPIAPGLLLPVGIAEMKIIRPHEIIPVTMDRGIVTLDGEREFAFRQEDEVHVWLDLDGPFTIDVPKVMHIAAERGMFTLPSAYISGGSVRPEGVE; encoded by the coding sequence ATGATCTGCCAAACGGGTAAAGGTTCAACGGTTGGGATTATTGCCAACCCTGCTTCGGGACGGGACATCCGGCGTCTGATCAGTGCCGCCTCCGGGGTTACCATCGCCGAAAAAACCAGCATCGTGCGTCGCCTGTGCATGGGGCTGAAGGTCGCCGGAATCCAGACGGTTTACATGTATTCCGATCGCGCCGGCATTGCCGGAACCCTGTTGCGCAACAAGGAACACGGCGAAGCCGTAACAGGCGAACTATGGCCCGAATTCGAGTTGCTCGATATGCCGGTGGAGGAAAAAGCCATCGATACCATTCGGGCCGTGGAGCGCATGGTCGAACTGGGCGTGAGCGTCATCATCGTGCTCGGCGGCGACGGCACCCATCGGCTGGTGGCGAACAACTGTGGCGCCATACCTATTATCGGCCTTTCCACCGGGACAAACAATGCGTTCCCCCATTTCTATGAAGCCACTGTGGCGGGCATGGCGGCCGGTCTGGTTGCCGGGGGCGCCGTATCGCTGTGTGAAGCGACCCGGCGCAACAAGGTGCTGCGGGTTGAAATCAACGGCCGCTGCCGGGATCTGGCGCTGGTAGATCTTTGCCTGACCGACGACATGTGGGTTGGCGCCAGGGCCATGTGGAAACCGGAGCGGGTCAAGGAGATCTTCGTGACTTTCGCCGAAGCCGACGCCATTGGTCTGTCGTCCGTTGCCGGCTTTGCCAACCCCATCCCCAGGGACAGTGGCCAGGGGCTGCACCTGACCTTGTGTCCGCCCGGTGAGGGGATGCTGACCCTGTGCGCGCCCATTGCGCCCGGTCTGCTTCTGCCGGTAGGGATTGCCGAAATGAAGATTATCCGCCCCCATGAAATCATTCCGGTCACCATGGACAGGGGTATCGTTACCCTCGACGGGGAGCGGGAGTTCGCTTTTCGGCAGGAAGACGAAGTGCATGTCTGGCTGGACCTCGATGGCCCCTTCACCATCGATGTTCCGAAGGTTATGCATATCGCTGCCGAACGCGGCATGTTCACCCTGCCTTCGGCTTATATCAGTGGTGGCAGCGTGCGGCCGGAGGGGGTCGAATAG
- a CDS encoding thiamine pyrophosphate-dependent dehydrogenase E1 component subunit alpha, which yields MKTQLSKEDLLKAYRKMREIREFEDRVHVEFAKGTLPGFVHLYSGEEAVAVGVCEHLNDKDRIASTHRGHGHCIAKGVDLVGMMAEIYGKKTGTCGGKGGSMHIADLDKGMMGANGIVGAGPPLVAGAALASKMRKDGSVGVVFFGDGASNQGTNFESMNLAVTLDLPMIFVLENNGYAESTSVKYSAKVGSDNIADRARGFGMPAVTVDGNDFFAVYEAAGEAIERARKGGGPTFLECKTLRYFGHFEGDAQGYRPKDEVKSARANNCPLKRFAEAMISGGLAEAAEIEAIDKDVLALVERAVKEAEAAPQPDLSALLTDVYVSY from the coding sequence ATGAAGACACAGTTGTCGAAAGAGGATCTTCTCAAAGCTTATCGGAAGATGCGGGAGATTCGTGAATTTGAAGACCGCGTGCATGTCGAGTTCGCAAAGGGGACCCTCCCCGGCTTCGTGCATCTTTACTCGGGCGAAGAGGCGGTTGCCGTTGGTGTGTGTGAGCACCTCAATGACAAGGACCGTATCGCCAGTACCCATCGCGGCCATGGTCATTGCATCGCCAAGGGTGTTGATCTTGTTGGCATGATGGCCGAGATCTATGGCAAGAAAACCGGTACCTGCGGCGGCAAGGGCGGCTCCATGCATATCGCCGACCTTGACAAGGGCATGATGGGCGCCAACGGCATCGTCGGTGCCGGTCCCCCGCTCGTAGCCGGTGCCGCTCTGGCTTCCAAGATGCGCAAGGACGGCAGCGTCGGCGTGGTCTTTTTCGGCGACGGCGCCTCCAACCAGGGTACCAACTTCGAATCGATGAACCTCGCCGTAACCCTGGACCTGCCGATGATCTTCGTACTGGAGAACAACGGTTATGCCGAGTCGACTTCGGTCAAATACTCCGCCAAGGTCGGTTCGGACAATATCGCAGACCGCGCCCGCGGTTTCGGCATGCCGGCGGTGACTGTCGATGGCAACGATTTCTTCGCGGTTTACGAAGCGGCCGGCGAAGCCATCGAACGTGCACGCAAGGGTGGCGGCCCGACTTTCCTCGAATGCAAGACCCTGCGTTATTTCGGTCACTTCGAGGGGGATGCGCAGGGTTATCGTCCCAAGGATGAAGTCAAGAGTGCCCGCGCCAACAATTGTCCCCTCAAGCGTTTCGCCGAAGCCATGATCTCTGGCGGGTTGGCTGAAGCGGCGGAAATCGAAGCCATCGACAAAGATGTACTGGCTCTGGTCGAGCGGGCCGTCAAGGAAGCCGAGGCCGCTCCGCAGCCCGATCTGAGCGCGCTGCTGACCGACGTTTACGTTTCTTACTGA